Proteins encoded in a region of the Mucilaginibacter sabulilitoris genome:
- the rsmI gene encoding 16S rRNA (cytidine(1402)-2'-O)-methyltransferase gives MPGKLYLVPTPIGNLEDITFRAIRVLKEADLILAEDTRTSAPLLKHFDIHQKVFSHHQHNEHQSSNEIVKFLLEGKNIALISDAGTPAISDPGFYLVREALKFNIAVECLPGATAFVPALVNSGFPTDRFCFEGFLPLKKGRQTRYKFLAEEERTIILYESPHRLLKTLDEMATYFGADRQLSVSRELTKMFEETVRGTVAEIKLYFETHPVKGEFVICVAGAEVKTSKNKYKDDDE, from the coding sequence ATGCCCGGCAAATTATATTTAGTACCCACACCAATAGGCAACCTGGAAGACATCACCTTCAGGGCCATTCGTGTTTTAAAGGAGGCCGACCTTATCCTGGCCGAAGACACCCGGACATCGGCCCCGTTGCTGAAACATTTCGACATACATCAAAAGGTATTTTCGCATCACCAGCATAATGAGCACCAGTCATCAAACGAGATTGTTAAATTTTTGCTGGAGGGAAAAAATATCGCCCTCATATCCGACGCCGGTACACCTGCCATATCCGATCCAGGTTTTTACCTGGTACGTGAGGCCTTAAAATTTAATATCGCGGTTGAATGCCTGCCCGGCGCCACTGCCTTTGTGCCGGCGCTCGTAAACTCCGGCTTCCCTACAGATAGGTTTTGTTTTGAAGGGTTTTTGCCGCTAAAAAAAGGACGCCAAACCCGCTATAAGTTTTTAGCAGAAGAGGAGCGCACTATTATCCTGTATGAGTCGCCACACCGCCTATTGAAAACACTGGATGAAATGGCCACCTATTTTGGGGCCGACAGGCAGTTATCGGTATCGCGCGAGCTTACCAAGATGTTTGAAGAAACAGTTCGCGGTACGGTAGCGGAAATAAAGCTTTATTTTGAAACCCACCCGGTAAAAGGTGAATTTGTTATTTGTGTGGCAGGAGCCGAGGTCAAAACATCAAAGAATAAATATAAAGACGACGACGAATAA
- a CDS encoding M16 family metallopeptidase: MDYQAYTLPNGIRILYKHAPSAITHCCFIVNAGSRDEKPQQEGLAHFIEHLLFKETERRNTSQILNRLELVGADLNAYTTKEYTCIHASLLNQHLERSMDLFEDILFHSTFPEEEQEKEKGVILDEIASYLDQPEEAIQDDFEELLFADHPIGKNILGTTESVTKMNGDDVRAFIKDNYNTAEMIFALHGNYDFKKLIRLSEKYFGAIAINQPQKNRIVPQANQSGIHIIKKPISQTHCVMGNQAYSSSHKYKTPLLLLNNLLGGMGMSSRLNLEIRERYGIAYTIESNYTPLSDTGIFSIYFGTDAEKADKASRLVHKELKKLRDQKLGTLQLHQAKEKFIGQIALAEENRIGLIISMAKSLLDFNHIDTLEDVFNKINAVTAEQILEISNDVFDIDKLITLKFEPK, translated from the coding sequence ATCGACTACCAGGCTTACACCTTACCCAATGGCATCAGGATATTGTATAAACATGCGCCATCTGCCATAACCCATTGCTGCTTTATTGTAAATGCAGGCTCACGCGATGAAAAACCGCAGCAGGAAGGCCTCGCGCATTTTATTGAACACCTGTTATTTAAAGAAACCGAAAGGCGCAATACCAGCCAAATTTTAAACCGGCTGGAGTTGGTTGGCGCCGATTTAAATGCCTATACCACCAAGGAGTATACCTGCATACACGCTTCGCTGCTTAACCAGCACCTGGAGCGTTCCATGGACCTGTTTGAAGATATCCTTTTTCATTCTACCTTCCCTGAAGAGGAGCAGGAAAAAGAAAAAGGGGTTATACTGGATGAGATTGCCTCCTACCTTGATCAGCCCGAAGAAGCTATACAGGATGATTTTGAGGAACTGCTTTTTGCAGATCATCCTATAGGTAAAAACATATTGGGTACTACCGAATCGGTTACCAAAATGAATGGCGATGATGTCAGGGCTTTTATTAAAGACAATTATAATACCGCCGAAATGATATTCGCGCTGCATGGTAATTATGATTTTAAAAAGCTCATCAGGCTGTCTGAAAAATATTTTGGTGCGATTGCGATAAACCAGCCTCAAAAAAACCGGATAGTCCCGCAGGCTAACCAAAGCGGTATACATATTATTAAAAAGCCAATATCGCAAACACACTGTGTAATGGGCAACCAGGCTTATTCTTCATCGCACAAATACAAAACCCCGCTGCTGCTGCTGAACAATTTGCTGGGCGGCATGGGCATGAGCAGCAGGCTCAACCTCGAGATCCGCGAAAGGTATGGTATTGCATACACCATCGAATCAAACTATACCCCACTTTCAGATACGGGTATTTTTTCAATCTATTTCGGAACCGATGCCGAAAAGGCCGACAAGGCTTCACGGCTGGTACATAAGGAACTAAAAAAGCTACGCGACCAAAAATTGGGCACTTTGCAGCTTCACCAGGCAAAAGAAAAATTTATCGGCCAAATTGCACTGGCCGAAGAAAACAGAATCGGCCTGATCATTTCTATGGCCAAAAGTTTGCTTGATTTTAACCACATTGATACGCTGGAAGATGTATTTAATAAAATAAATGCGGTAACTGCAGAGCAAATTCTGGAAATAAGCAATGACGTTTTCGATATCGACAAGTTAATTACATTGAAATTTGAACCTAAATAA
- the hpt gene encoding hypoxanthine phosphoribosyltransferase, translating to MKIKIADLEFETLINENNILERAKAIGQQLNADYQDSVPVFIGVLNGSFLFIADLIKQIDINCEIAFTKLASYYGGTTSKLKIREDIDLAMDIKDRDVVIIEDIVDTGNTLNYLIDKLRLRMPASINVCSLLLKPAALQNPIEELKYIGFEIENDFVVGYGLDYQEMGRNLRDIYKKVN from the coding sequence ATGAAAATTAAAATTGCAGACCTTGAGTTTGAGACCCTCATTAATGAAAATAATATACTGGAACGTGCCAAAGCTATTGGCCAGCAGCTAAATGCCGATTACCAGGATAGCGTGCCCGTATTTATCGGCGTATTGAATGGTAGCTTTTTATTTATTGCCGACCTGATTAAGCAGATTGATATTAACTGCGAAATTGCCTTTACCAAGCTGGCTTCGTACTATGGCGGCACTACCAGCAAATTAAAAATCCGGGAGGATATTGATTTAGCTATGGATATCAAAGACCGGGATGTTGTAATTATTGAGGATATTGTTGATACCGGCAATACCCTTAATTATCTGATTGATAAGCTGAGACTTCGTATGCCTGCATCTATTAATGTATGTTCGCTGCTGCTTAAACCCGCCGCCCTTCAAAACCCAATTGAAGAGCTTAAGTATATAGGGTTTGAAATTGAGAATGATTTTGTAGTGGGCTACGGCCTCGATTACCAGGAAATGGGCCGAAATCTGAGAGATATTTATAAGAAGGTAAATTGA
- a CDS encoding M28 family metallopeptidase gives MNNKYNYLLAFAGIALLAGCSQDKKESTGAEKAISVDEIKSHIAVLANDSMMGRKPFTAGETKATAYIASEFKKAGLEPGNNGSYFQDVPMVEVTSTSSETMEVSGGKAPLNLHAMTDFVASTRQELPSVELKKSPLIFAGYGVVAPEYHWNDYAGLDVKGKTVIVLVNDPGFKNGDPTFFKGDTMTYYGRWTYKYEEAARQGAAGVIIVHQTEPASYDWKVVTNSFSGAKLYLTQKDKHLSRCKVEGWMTESAAQKLLAGAGITGDIRAIARKKDFKAISLNMDVSLTLTNKLKYSTSHNVIGTLKGSSQPGEYILYTAHWDHLGIGKPDAKGDSIYNGAVDNASGVAAIISVAKAFQQAKEKPKRSVVFLAVTAEEQGLLGSEYYATHPIYPLNKTIADLNMDALGDYGETKDIAITGKGQNDLEDYVADIAKQDGLTTVGDRHPGSGSYYRSDHFNFAKQGVPALDINNGSVSKIHDDKYGEAQQKEYGDNRYHQAADNYSDSMDATGMAQIADILYRVGTKLSNETTFPGWKTGSEFKAVRDKSIGK, from the coding sequence ATGAATAACAAATACAACTACTTATTGGCATTCGCAGGCATTGCCTTATTAGCCGGGTGCAGTCAAGATAAAAAAGAAAGCACCGGAGCCGAAAAAGCCATCTCTGTCGATGAGATCAAATCGCATATCGCGGTGTTGGCCAACGACTCGATGATGGGCCGCAAGCCTTTTACCGCTGGTGAAACAAAAGCCACCGCTTACATTGCGTCTGAATTTAAAAAGGCCGGCCTGGAACCGGGCAATAACGGCAGCTATTTTCAGGATGTGCCTATGGTGGAGGTTACCAGCACATCATCCGAAACGATGGAGGTTAGCGGTGGCAAGGCTCCCCTGAACCTGCATGCCATGACAGATTTTGTGGCCTCCACACGTCAAGAACTGCCTTCCGTAGAACTCAAAAAATCGCCGCTTATTTTCGCGGGTTATGGTGTTGTAGCTCCCGAATATCATTGGAACGATTATGCCGGACTTGATGTAAAAGGCAAAACCGTAATTGTATTGGTGAACGATCCAGGCTTTAAAAATGGCGACCCTACTTTTTTCAAGGGCGATACCATGACCTATTATGGCCGCTGGACCTATAAATACGAGGAGGCCGCGCGCCAGGGTGCTGCGGGAGTGATCATTGTACACCAAACCGAACCCGCCAGCTATGACTGGAAGGTGGTGACCAACAGCTTTTCGGGAGCTAAGCTGTACCTCACACAAAAAGACAAACACCTGTCGCGCTGTAAGGTAGAGGGCTGGATGACAGAATCTGCAGCTCAAAAACTACTGGCAGGAGCAGGTATTACCGGCGATATCCGCGCTATTGCCCGCAAAAAAGATTTCAAAGCCATTTCGCTGAATATGGATGTTTCTTTAACCTTAACCAACAAGCTCAAATACTCTACCTCGCACAACGTAATTGGCACTTTAAAGGGTAGTTCACAGCCTGGTGAATACATTTTGTACACCGCGCACTGGGACCATTTGGGTATAGGCAAGCCTGATGCCAAAGGCGACAGCATTTACAACGGTGCGGTTGATAATGCCAGCGGCGTTGCGGCCATCATCAGCGTAGCTAAAGCATTTCAGCAGGCTAAAGAAAAACCTAAGCGTTCTGTAGTATTTTTGGCCGTAACCGCGGAGGAACAAGGCTTGTTAGGATCGGAGTATTATGCCACACACCCTATTTATCCGCTGAACAAAACCATTGCCGACCTGAATATGGACGCGTTGGGTGATTATGGCGAAACAAAAGATATTGCCATTACTGGCAAAGGCCAGAATGATCTGGAAGATTATGTTGCCGATATAGCCAAACAAGACGGGCTTACTACCGTAGGCGACCGCCACCCCGGATCGGGTAGCTATTACCGCTCAGATCATTTTAACTTTGCCAAGCAGGGTGTGCCGGCGCTTGATATTAATAATGGCAGCGTAAGCAAAATCCATGACGATAAATACGGTGAAGCCCAGCAAAAAGAATATGGCGATAACCGTTATCACCAGGCAGCCGATAATTATAGCGACAGCATGGATGCCACGGGCATGGCCCAGATAGCCGACATACTTTACCGTGTAGGCACAAAACTTAGTAACGAAACCACCTTCCCTGGCTGGAAAACCGGCTCGGAATTTAAAGCGGTAAGGGACAAATCAATAGGGAAATAG
- the mfd gene encoding transcription-repair coupling factor, with product MNIRDILDRYKADDRIKALAAALNASKNPRVQLRGLVGSSDSAMAVALYFLQHKHMIFVLPEREEAGYFQADLENLTGKEVLLFPSSYRKPFEFTQPDSSNVLARAEVLNELNHSTEFGQLIVTYPEALAEKVIDRASLEKNTLEIAVGSKLSIDFINEFLIEYDFDRVDFVYEPGQFSVRGGIVDIFSFSHNLPYRIEFFGDFIESIRTFEIESQLSVEQVKSITIVPNVQSKYLTESNISLLEYVDVGTQVWIKDVQFTLDIIQTGYKKAVTLWKALSAEEKAQNPEWIDPKFGFTDEKLIADQLHDFPVVEFGKQFFYQPTASINFDMRPQPSFNKDFTLLIHNFKNNEEVQIENFILTDSSRQVERLYAILDDLDKSVKFTPISVSIREGFVDHEQKLACYTDHQIFDRYYKYKLKKGYQRSQAITLKELRDLKTGDYVTHIDHGIGKYAGLEKVEVNGKQQEMIRLVYADNDLLYVNINSLNRISKYSGKEGTVPKMNKLGTDTWERLKKTTKKKVKDIARDLIKLYALRKAQHGNAFSPDSYLQTELEASFLYEDTPDQEKATADFKKDMESPHPMDRLICGDVGFGKTEVAVRAAFKAVADSKQVAILVPTTILAAQHYKTFTDRLKGFPANIDYVNRFKSSRQIKETLEKLKEGKVDIIIGTHRLVSKDVKFKDLGLMIIDEEQKFGVSTKEKLKQMRANVDTLTLTATPIPRTLHFSLMGARDLSIISTPPPNRQPVVTELHVFNDTLIKDAVEFEIDRGGQVFFIHNRVADLPQLGGLIRKLVPKARIGIAHGQLEGDDLEDVMLKFVNNDYDVLVATTIIEAGLDIPNANTIIINYAHMFGLSDLHQMRGRVGRSNKKAYCYLLSPPLSTLTSEARKRLSAIEEFSDLGSGFNVAMRDLDIRGSGNLLGAEQSGFIAEIGFDMYHKILDEAIQELKEDEFKGVFPDDKPRPFISFTQIDTDLEILIPDEYVTNITERYNLYTELSKLENEVELSAFQQQLHDRFGKIPPQVNDLLNTMRLQWLGKVIGFEKISLKKNVLRGYFISNQQSTYFESDAFRNVLTFVQSNMRRTNLKEVKNTLRLSIEGVNSIDQAVLFLSEIAGMVGVD from the coding sequence TTGAACATCCGTGATATTTTAGACAGATATAAAGCTGATGACAGGATCAAGGCGCTGGCTGCGGCCCTTAACGCTTCTAAAAATCCAAGAGTACAGCTTCGTGGTTTAGTCGGATCAAGTGATTCGGCCATGGCGGTAGCTTTGTATTTTTTACAGCATAAGCACATGATATTTGTGCTGCCCGAGCGCGAGGAAGCCGGTTATTTTCAGGCCGATCTGGAAAATCTGACAGGCAAGGAGGTGCTGCTTTTTCCATCGTCGTACCGTAAACCGTTTGAATTTACCCAGCCCGACAGCAGTAATGTACTGGCCCGTGCTGAGGTGCTGAACGAACTTAACCACTCCACCGAATTTGGGCAGCTGATAGTAACTTATCCCGAGGCCCTGGCCGAAAAAGTGATAGATCGTGCATCGCTTGAAAAAAACACGCTCGAAATTGCTGTTGGAAGTAAATTAAGCATCGATTTTATTAATGAGTTTTTAATTGAATACGATTTTGACCGCGTTGATTTTGTATATGAACCAGGTCAGTTCTCTGTTCGCGGCGGTATTGTTGATATCTTTTCCTTCTCGCACAACCTGCCCTATCGCATAGAGTTCTTCGGCGATTTTATTGAATCTATCCGCACGTTTGAAATTGAAAGCCAGCTTTCCGTTGAGCAGGTAAAAAGCATCACCATTGTACCCAACGTACAATCAAAATATTTAACCGAAAGCAATATTTCGCTACTGGAATATGTTGATGTAGGTACACAGGTATGGATAAAGGATGTACAGTTTACGCTTGATATTATTCAAACAGGTTATAAAAAAGCGGTTACCCTTTGGAAAGCTTTATCTGCCGAAGAAAAGGCGCAAAATCCCGAATGGATTGACCCTAAATTTGGCTTCACCGATGAAAAACTTATAGCCGATCAGCTGCATGATTTCCCTGTGGTTGAGTTTGGCAAGCAGTTCTTTTATCAGCCCACGGCTTCCATCAATTTTGATATGCGGCCGCAGCCGTCTTTTAACAAAGATTTTACGCTGCTTATCCACAACTTTAAAAATAATGAGGAGGTACAAATAGAGAACTTTATCCTTACTGATTCATCCCGGCAGGTGGAGCGCTTATACGCCATTTTGGACGATCTGGATAAAAGTGTAAAATTTACTCCCATCAGCGTATCTATACGTGAAGGTTTTGTGGACCATGAGCAAAAGCTGGCCTGCTATACCGATCACCAGATATTTGACCGTTATTATAAATATAAGCTTAAAAAAGGCTATCAGCGCTCACAGGCCATCACCCTGAAAGAACTGCGCGACCTGAAAACCGGTGATTATGTAACCCATATTGACCACGGCATAGGCAAATACGCCGGATTAGAGAAAGTGGAGGTTAACGGCAAGCAGCAGGAAATGATCCGTTTGGTTTATGCCGATAACGATCTGCTTTATGTAAACATTAACTCGCTTAACCGTATTTCCAAATACAGCGGCAAAGAGGGCACCGTGCCCAAAATGAACAAGCTGGGTACCGATACCTGGGAACGCCTCAAGAAAACAACAAAAAAAAAAGTTAAAGACATAGCCCGCGACCTGATAAAGCTTTATGCCCTGCGTAAGGCTCAGCATGGCAATGCCTTTTCGCCAGATAGTTACCTGCAAACCGAACTGGAAGCATCGTTTCTGTACGAGGATACTCCTGACCAAGAAAAAGCCACCGCCGACTTTAAGAAGGACATGGAATCGCCGCACCCTATGGACAGGCTCATTTGCGGTGACGTCGGCTTTGGTAAAACCGAAGTTGCCGTTCGCGCGGCGTTTAAAGCCGTTGCCGACAGCAAACAGGTTGCCATACTGGTGCCAACCACCATTTTAGCTGCCCAGCATTACAAAACATTTACCGACAGGCTCAAAGGCTTCCCCGCCAATATTGATTACGTGAACCGCTTTAAATCAAGCCGGCAAATCAAGGAAACCCTGGAGAAACTAAAAGAAGGCAAAGTAGATATCATTATAGGCACCCATCGCCTGGTAAGCAAAGACGTGAAGTTTAAAGACCTGGGGCTGATGATCATTGACGAAGAGCAAAAATTCGGCGTATCAACCAAAGAAAAGCTGAAACAAATGCGCGCCAATGTGGATACGCTTACGCTTACCGCTACACCTATTCCGCGTACACTGCATTTTTCGCTCATGGGCGCACGTGATCTTTCCATCATATCAACCCCACCACCCAACAGGCAGCCAGTAGTTACCGAACTGCATGTATTTAACGATACGCTTATTAAAGACGCGGTTGAATTTGAGATAGATCGTGGGGGCCAGGTATTCTTTATCCATAACCGTGTTGCCGATCTGCCACAATTGGGTGGCCTTATCCGCAAACTGGTGCCTAAAGCACGCATAGGCATTGCTCACGGTCAGCTGGAGGGCGACGACCTGGAGGATGTAATGCTCAAATTTGTAAATAACGATTACGATGTGCTGGTGGCCACAACCATTATTGAAGCCGGTTTGGATATCCCCAATGCCAACACCATTATCATTAACTACGCTCACATGTTTGGCCTGAGCGATCTGCACCAGATGCGCGGTCGTGTGGGGCGGAGTAATAAAAAGGCGTATTGCTACTTACTGAGTCCGCCTTTATCAACACTAACCAGCGAGGCCCGCAAACGTCTGAGCGCTATTGAGGAGTTCAGCGACCTGGGAAGTGGCTTTAATGTGGCCATGCGCGATCTGGACATTCGCGGCAGTGGCAACTTGCTGGGTGCCGAACAAAGCGGTTTTATTGCCGAGATAGGTTTCGATATGTACCACAAAATTCTTGATGAGGCCATACAGGAGCTGAAGGAGGATGAGTTTAAAGGTGTATTCCCCGATGATAAACCACGGCCTTTCATTTCCTTTACTCAAATTGATACCGACCTGGAGATATTGATACCGGATGAGTATGTAACCAATATTACCGAACGATATAACCTGTACACCGAGCTTTCTAAACTGGAGAACGAGGTGGAATTATCGGCATTTCAGCAACAGCTACATGACCGTTTCGGTAAAATACCCCCGCAGGTAAATGACTTGTTGAATACCATGCGCCTGCAATGGCTGGGTAAGGTTATCGGTTTCGAGAAAATTTCACTTAAAAAGAATGTGCTGCGCGGTTATTTTATCAGCAATCAGCAATCTACCTATTTCGAATCAGATGCTTTCCGAAATGTGCTTACGTTTGTGCAAAGCAACATGCGCCGCACCAATCTTAAAGAAGTTAAAAATACCCTGCGCCTGAGTATTGAGGGCGTTAACAGCATTGATCAAGCCGTTTTGTTTTTGAGTGAAATTGCGGGAATGGTTGGGGTAGATTAA
- a CDS encoding TM2 domain-containing protein: MNTYQNPYMMFDGMTPEEFSFLQQATASLTESQQAYFLNIYGSKRKNPQDIMLATLIGFLGVSGVQRFMTDQIGMGLLYFFTAGFCFIGTIIDLINYKDIATEYNKKMAFESFNIAKMSN, from the coding sequence ATGAACACTTACCAAAATCCATATATGATGTTTGACGGGATGACACCCGAAGAATTTTCTTTTTTGCAACAGGCCACCGCTTCATTAACTGAAAGCCAACAGGCCTACTTTTTAAATATTTATGGTAGCAAAAGAAAAAACCCACAGGATATTATGCTGGCTACCTTGATAGGTTTCCTGGGCGTATCGGGCGTACAGCGCTTCATGACCGACCAGATTGGCATGGGCCTGCTTTATTTTTTCACAGCTGGTTTTTGTTTTATCGGTACTATTATCGACCTGATAAACTATAAAGACATCGCTACCGAGTACAATAAAAAAATGGCTTTTGAAAGCTTTAACATTGCTAAAATGAGCAACTAA
- the serS gene encoding serine--tRNA ligase, producing the protein MLQVSYIRDNREQVLERLAVKNFKQTELVDEIIQLDDKRRQTQTSMDNVSAEANAAAKQIGDLMRAGKKDEAEVIKAKTGAWKEDIKKLSEQLAFTEEELYQKLVLLPNLPHSSVPKGLTPEDNEVVLENGARPDLPATALAHWELAAKYNLIDFELGVKITGAGFPVYKNKGAKLQRALINYFIDEAEKAGYSEVSVPLMVNEASGFGTSQLPDKEGQMYFVGLDNLYLIPTAEVPITNLYRDVILKADELPVKNCGHTPCFRREAGSYGAHVRGLNRLHQFDKVEIVQVVHPDKSYETLEQMSAHVQGLLQKLGLPYRVLRLCGGDMGFGSALTYDMETWSAAQQRWLEVSSVSNFETFQSNRLKLRFRNAEGKTQLAHTLNGSALALPRIVATLLENNQTEKGIKIPEVLVPYTKFEWID; encoded by the coding sequence ATGCTGCAAGTTAGTTATATCCGCGATAACCGTGAACAGGTTTTAGAACGTTTGGCTGTAAAAAATTTTAAACAGACCGAACTGGTTGATGAAATTATTCAATTAGATGACAAACGCCGTCAGACTCAAACCAGCATGGATAACGTTTCGGCCGAGGCCAACGCTGCAGCCAAACAAATCGGCGATCTGATGCGTGCCGGTAAAAAGGACGAGGCTGAAGTTATCAAAGCCAAAACCGGTGCATGGAAAGAAGATATTAAAAAGCTTAGCGAACAATTAGCATTTACAGAAGAAGAATTATATCAAAAGCTTGTTTTGCTGCCCAATCTGCCGCATAGCTCTGTACCCAAAGGGTTAACCCCCGAGGACAATGAAGTAGTGCTGGAGAATGGCGCCAGGCCCGATCTGCCGGCCACAGCCCTGGCCCACTGGGAACTTGCGGCGAAATACAACCTCATCGACTTTGAGCTGGGTGTTAAAATAACCGGGGCCGGCTTCCCTGTATATAAAAACAAAGGGGCCAAATTACAGCGTGCCCTTATCAATTATTTTATTGACGAAGCCGAAAAAGCAGGATACAGTGAAGTAAGTGTACCCCTAATGGTGAACGAAGCGTCAGGCTTTGGCACCTCACAATTGCCCGATAAAGAAGGACAGATGTACTTTGTTGGCCTGGATAATTTATATCTGATACCAACCGCCGAGGTGCCCATTACCAACCTGTACCGTGACGTGATACTGAAAGCAGATGAGTTACCGGTAAAAAACTGCGGTCATACCCCTTGCTTCCGCCGTGAGGCGGGTTCTTACGGTGCCCATGTACGCGGCCTGAACCGTTTGCACCAGTTTGACAAAGTAGAGATTGTACAGGTAGTACATCCCGATAAATCATACGAGACATTGGAACAGATGAGCGCACATGTACAAGGCCTGCTGCAGAAATTAGGTTTGCCATACCGTGTACTACGCCTGTGTGGCGGCGACATGGGTTTTGGCTCTGCCCTAACTTACGACATGGAAACCTGGAGCGCTGCACAGCAACGCTGGCTGGAAGTATCATCGGTATCAAACTTTGAAACCTTTCAGAGTAACCGCCTGAAACTGCGTTTCCGAAATGCCGAAGGTAAAACACAACTGGCCCACACCCTCAATGGCAGCGCCCTGGCCCTGCCCCGTATTGTAGCCACTTTGCTGGAAAACAACCAAACCGAAAAAGGTATCAAAATACCTGAGGTACTTGTGCCTTATACCAAATTTGAGTGGATTGATTAA
- a CDS encoding DUF4199 domain-containing protein, whose amino-acid sequence MKNAIVWGIIIGVLSGLWMFTMHQLGITPSTDKVATAEYFSFLIPAIGLFFGIRSYRAHDCKGQMGFLEALVQSFKILIVGGIIAVFGAILYISYIAEGNNIRDFSGRIFGALLVGVLLAFGVSLLFHNKSNKVD is encoded by the coding sequence ATGAAGAATGCAATTGTATGGGGTATTATTATTGGCGTATTAAGTGGTCTGTGGATGTTTACCATGCACCAGTTAGGTATTACGCCGAGTACAGACAAAGTAGCCACAGCTGAATATTTTTCGTTTCTGATACCGGCCATAGGGCTGTTTTTTGGTATCAGAAGTTACCGTGCCCATGATTGCAAAGGCCAGATGGGCTTTTTGGAGGCACTGGTGCAAAGCTTTAAAATATTAATAGTAGGAGGTATTATTGCTGTTTTTGGCGCGATACTTTATATTAGCTATATAGCTGAAGGAAATAACATCAGAGATTTTTCGGGCAGGATATTCGGGGCTTTGCTGGTAGGCGTACTGCTGGCCTTCGGTGTATCGCTGCTGTTTCACAATAAATCAAACAAGGTTGATTAA
- a CDS encoding DUF2752 domain-containing protein, with protein MIKRLFSKYFELAFWITAMLCLAFTSPTATPHFTLCPLKLMGITWCPGCGLGHAIIYLFHGDIRNSFHAHWLGIPAVLIVFHRIYVLGKDRLGYGQRFENTGKHVS; from the coding sequence TTGATTAAAAGGCTCTTTTCAAAATATTTTGAACTTGCTTTCTGGATAACCGCGATGCTTTGCCTGGCTTTTACAAGCCCAACGGCAACACCGCATTTTACGCTATGCCCATTAAAACTTATGGGCATAACCTGGTGCCCGGGCTGTGGGCTTGGGCACGCCATTATTTATTTGTTTCATGGCGATATTCGAAATTCGTTCCATGCGCACTGGCTGGGCATCCCTGCAGTGCTTATTGTTTTTCACCGCATTTATGTATTGGGGAAAGACCGTTTGGGATACGGACAGCGGTTTGAAAACACCGGTAAGCACGTCTCGTAA